TAGCGCAGTGGATGATCTCAGCCGTCTGGATGTCACCCTCCAGGGCAGCCTGAGCCGTGCCGCCTATGGCGCATCGGGCTATGCGGGGCTGGTTGGCGACACTGTGCGTCTGGACATTCGCGCCGGTCTGCATCAGCTGGCATAAAGTGTCGCCAACAGGCTGGATACGACATTTGCGGCGAAAAACCTCTTGCAACACCCCCGGCATACAGCATTGAGTGCCTGTTATGCGTATGATCATTTCCTTTGCTGCCTTGTTCCTGTCGGTCGTGCTGTTGCAGTTTGCAACCGGAGGCGTCGGGCCGCTTGATGCGCTGTCCGGGTTTGCCCTGGGGTTTGACAAAGAACAGATCGGCCTGTTGGGCTCGGCGCATTTTCTGGGCTTTTTTGTGGGCTGCTGGTGGGCGCCACGCCTGCTGGGCAGCATCGGCCATTCGCGCAGCTTTGCCGTTTGCACCGCGCTGGGAGCCATGGGGCTGATTGGCCATACGCTGACCAACGACCCCTATGCCTGGGCCGCCATGCGGATCGCCTCCGGGGTCTGTGTGGCTGGCAGCTATACGGTGATCGAAGCCTGGCTCAACGCCAAGGTCACCAATGAAACCCGCGGCCGCGCCATGGGCACCTACCGGCTGGTGGACATGGGCGGGTCACTGGGGGCGCAGCTGTTCATCGCGGTTCTGCCGCCAGCCTATTATGTCTCTTACAACCTGTTGGCGCTGCTGTGCTGTGCCGCTCTGCTGCCGCTCACCCTGACACGCGCCAGCCAGCCCGAAACCCCCAAGGCCCCACGCCTGCGGCCTAAACTGGCCTGGCAGTGCTCACCGCTGGCGGTCGCCGGGGTGATTGTCGCGGCGCTCAGCTCGGCCTCCTTTCGGATGGTAGGACCGATTTATGGACAAGAGGTCGGGCTGGAAATCGACCAGATTGCCTTTTTCCTGGCCTCATTCGTTTTGGGTGGTGCGGTAGCGCAGTATCCAATGGGTTGGCTGGCCGATAAATACGATCGGCGCTGGGTGCTGATCTGGCTGTCGGCGGCGGCGGTGATCAGCTGCCTCATCACCATGATGGCCAGTCAAACCGGCACCCTTGGAGTGATGCTGGCAGCAGGGTTCTTTGGCCTCACCACCTTTCCGATTTTCTCGCTCTCCTCGGCGCATGCCAATGATTTTGCCACCTCTGAACAACGGGTTGAGCTCTCGGCGGCCTTGATGTTCTTTTTTGCCCTGGGCGCGATTGCGGCCCCCTATGTGGCCTCCAGCCTGATCAGCAACTATGGGCCATCAGCCTTGTTTGCCTTTGTCGCTGTGGGTCATATTCTGCTGATGATATTTGGCCTGACACGAATGCAAGCGCGGCCTGCGCCAAATGTCGAAGACCGGACCCGCTATGTCTATGCGCCGCGCACCTCTTTCACCATTGGGCGATTGCTGAAACGGGCGCGGGAGCGCAAATAAAAAGGGGCCGGAAACTCCCGGCCCTCTTTCCAAAATCTGTTTGATTGATCAGGCGGCGGAGCCCGGCTCCACCTCTGATGCCTCAGCCGCTCCTTCAGATGGTTCATCAGCAGAGGAGGGTTTCGGCGCCTCAACCCCAAGTGCCGTACTGGCGATTCCGCTGACGCCATCTTCCATCGACAGGCCCAGCTCTTCGCCCAGCTTTTTCAGCGCCGGCATCTGCACCGCCATCCCCATGATCGAGTCCAGCGCCTGGTTCACCACCGGCTTTTCACCGCTACCCCCCTGCACGACCTGGCCAGTGCCGCCAGCGCCGCCCATTGGGCCAATACCGCCAACCTGATGGATCTTGATCGAGTCGATCTTTTCAGCAGGTTTCACCATCTCAGCGACGATCAAAGGCATCGCCTCCAGACGGGCCAGATCAATCTTCATGCCGATCAGCTCAGCCGAGAGCGCATTTTCAGCGTCAACGATGGCGCGCTTCCCTTCGGCCTCGGCCAACATGTCGTTCTTTTTCGCCTCAGCGCGAATGTTGAGCGCATCTGCTTCGGCCTGGGCTTCCTCGCGGCGAGCCTCCGCCCGGTCGGCGGCGGCGTCTTTTTCTGCCTGAGCCGCAAGCCGGATGCCTGTGGCCTGGCGCTCAGCCTCGCGGGTGGCCTGGATCAGCACGATCTGCTTTTCACGTTCGGCTTCGGCCACCTGACGGGCGGTTGCCACGGCTTCGGTCGCCTTGGTCGCTTCGGCGCGGGCCAGATCGGCAGAGGCACGAGCGCGGCTTTCTTCTTCCGATTTTTGCTGAATGATAATCTGGCGTTCCTGCTCGGTCACTTCCAGCTCGCGCTCTTTGGTGATCTCAGCGACGCGGATCTTGCGCTCACGCTCAATATCGGCGGAACGAATGGCCTCTTCCCGCGCAATACGAGAGCGTTCAGTTTCGCGCACAGAATCTTCGGTCCGGGCAGCGATTTCAGCCTCCTGGGCGACGCGCAGGGTTTCAACCCGTTCCTTTTGTTCGATGCGGGCCTGCTCTTCGTCCTGCTCGATCAACAGTTTCTGACGCTGGGCCTCCATCGCCGCACGGCGCACCGACACATCAGCATCCGCATCAATCTGGGCGCGCTCCATCTTTGATGTCGCAATCACCTCGGCCAGCTTGCGCATACCAACAGCGTTAAAGGCGTTGTTTTCGTCCAGCGCTTCAAACGGGGTCTGGTCCAGCGCTGTCAGTGACACGGATTCCAGTGAGAGACCGTTTTTGGTCAGATCTTCGGAAACCGCGTTTTGCACCTCCTGGACAAAATCAGCCCGGTTTTCATGCAATCCATCCATGGTCATCTGTGCCGCAACCGCGCGCAGACCATCAATCAGCTTACCCTCGATCATCTCGCGCAGCTGCTCCACATCAAAGGTGCGATCCCCCAATGTCTGGGCTGCGCGGGCAATCCCCTCAGAGGTCGCCATCACCGAGACGTAGAATTCCACGCCAACGTCGACCCGCATCCGGTCCTGGGTGATCAGGGCCGCCTCGCCGTCGCGTTTCACTTCCAAGCGCAGGGTCTTCATGTTGACCGGGCTGACTTCATGCAGCAAGGGCACCACAAGAACGCCACCATCCATGATCACCTTCTTACCGCCTGAACCGGTTCTAATAAGGCTAACTTCGCGGGTTGAGCGCCGATACAAGCGCCCAAGCACCAGGCCAATAACAAGAAGAAGTGCCAGTACACTGGGCACACCAATAATCAGAAAATCCATTTGAATTTCTCCATCGTCCAATAAAATTTCGGCCGTTTGTTCGGTTGTTTGTTCAGCTGTTTGTTCGATTATTTGTTCGGTTGTTTTCTTGGCCATATCAAACCCGCCTTTGTGTCAGCAGATGAATGGCTGCAATAGGCGTCATTCCGACAATGGGATCAGAACATAGGCATCCTGCCGCCTGTCCCGGATCACCAGCACTTCGGTGCCCTGTGTAATCTCTTCGCCCTTGGCAAAGGGTTCGGCGCGCAGATAATGCGCATTGCCATAACGATCCATCACCCGCACCTCGGCGGCGCGCCCTGTGGCGGCAGTGCCTTGGGTGATGACCCCTCGCCGACGCCCCAGGCTACGATCTGATAGGGCTTCGGTTTCGGTCTGCGGCAAAACCCGCGCAAAGACAGCGCCAAAGCTGCGGGCAAACCACAGACCAAAGGCCCCCGCCGGAATCGCAACCAACCAGGCCGACAGCGTAGCGGACAACAGGGATTTCACCCCCAGTTGCAGCCCGATACCGCTCAGGCCGAAACCCAGTAGCAACACGGCAAGCCAGATCAGCATCGGCATTTTTCCCAGCCCCAGCCAGCTGCCAACCCCGCCAGAGGCGTCAACCGGCAGCGTGTCTTCGGCCAGGTCAACGCCATCAATATCCGCAAGATCAAGATCGCCCAGGGCATCCGTGTCCAGAGACAGGTCCCCCGCAACATCACCCATGTCGCCCAGTTCAGGCCCATCGGCGCCATCAAGGCCCGCCTCGGCCTCACCGCTGCCAAGGAAACTCGCACCGATAAGCAGGGCCGCCAGTTCCAACCCGGCAAGACCAAAGAGCAGCGCCAGCGCAAAGGTGAAGGGCAGAAAACCGGGATCAAACAGGTAGACAAACATCTATGGCAAGATCCTCGAGTCAAAAAATCGTTCAGTATGCAATGGTATGCATTCTATCTGGTGTCATGTCTGGGATACTTCAAGACATCCGGTGAATGACTCCCGTTATAGCTGCGCGGGAATAGATCGCAAACAAGTGTAAAAGCAGTGTAAATGGGACCTGATCCCAGGAGCGCTTTCAAAAATGCTCTGAAAGGTCCAGCCGGGGTTTTCGTGTCGCGCCGCATGGGGTAGACGGAGCTCTGACTTTACACATGGGTGGATGGCATGGCACGCGTTCTGATCACTTCGGCAATTCCCTACATTAACGGGATCAAGCACCTGGGAAATCTGGTTGGCAGTCAGCTGCCGGCTGATCTTTATGCCCGGTTCCAGCGCGCCACCGGCAACGAGGTGCTGTTTCTTTGTGCCACCGATGAACACGGCACCCCCGCCGAACTCGCCGCCGCCAAGGCGGGCAAGCCCGTCGAGGACTTCTGCGCCGAAATGCATGAAGTCCAGGCCGGGATTGCCAAGGGCTTTGGCCTCAGCTTTGATCACTTTGGCCGCTCTTCCAGCCCACAGAACCACGCGCTGACCCAGCATTTTGCCGGTAAGCTGGCCGAGGCAGGCCTGATCCGCGAAGTGGACGACAGCCAGATATACTCTCACGCCGATGGCCGCTTCCTGCCCGACCGCTATGTCGAAGGCACCTGCCCCAACTGCGGCTTTGAAAAGGCGCGCGGCGATCAATGTGAAGAATGCACCAAGCAGCTGGACCCCACCGACCTGATCAATCCACGCTCGGCGATCTCCGGCTCCACCGATCTGGAAGTCCGCGCCACCAAACACCTGTTCCTGTGCCAAAGCCAGATGAAGGACCAACTGGACGCCTGGATCAACAGCAAAGCCGACTGGCCAGTGCTGACCACCTCGATCGCCAAAAAATGGCTGCATGACGGCGACGGCTTGCAGGATCGCGGCATCACCCGCGATCTCGACTGGGGGATTCCGGTCAAAAAAGGCACCGAGGACTGGCCCGGCATGGAAGGCAAGGTGTTCTACGTCTGGTTCGACGCGCCCATCGAATACATCGCCGCCGCTGGCGAATGGGCCGAGGCCAATGGCAAAACGGATGCCGATTGGCAACGCTGGTGGCGCACCGACATGGGCGCCGACGATGTGAAATACGTCCAGTTCATGGGCAAGGACAACGTGCCTTTCCACACCCTGTCCTTCCCGGCCACCATCTTGGGCTCTGGCGAACCCTGGAAACTGGTCGACCACCTCAAAAGCTTCAACTACCTGAACTATGATGGCGGCCAGTTCTCCACCAGCCAGGGGCGCGGCATCTTCATGGATCAGGCGCTGGAAATCCTGCCCGCCGACTATTGGCGTTGGTGGCTGCTCAGCCATGCCCCCGAAAGCTCTGACGCCGAATTCACCTGGGAGAATTTCCAGCAGTCCGTGAACAAGGACCTTGCGGATGTGCTGGGCAACTTCGTCAGCCGCATCACCAAGTTCTGCCGCTCCAAATTTGGCGAAGCTGTTCCCGAATCCGCCCCCTATGGCGAACCAGAACAGGCGCTGATTGCGGACCTTACCAACCGCATTCGTGCCTATGAGCAGCACATGGAAAACATGGAAGTGCGCAAATCCGCTCAGGAGCTGCGGGCGATCTGGGTTGCCGGCAACGAATACCTGCAAAGCACCGCCCCTTGGTCCACGTTCAAGACCAATCCCGAACTGGCTGCCACCCAGGTGCGTCTTGGCCTCAACCTGATCCGGCTCTATGCGGTGCTGAGCGCGCCTTTTATTCCCACCGCCTCCGAGGCGCTGATGCAGGCGCTGAACTGCGACGACAGCAGCTGGCCGGCTGATGTAGAGGCCGCGCTGTCCAGATTGCCTGTGGGCCATGGGTTTAGCGTACCGGAAAATCTCTTTGCCAAAATCACCGACGAACAACGGGAAGACTGGCAAGAGCGCTTCGCCGGGACCCGCGACTAACAACGCCTCCTCAAGGTGCCAATCCGGCGCGCGCAAGCGCGCCAAAACCTGCAAAGCCCGCCTTATTCAAGGCGGGCTTTTCCTTTTGGTAGCGCCGCTTTTGCCCCTTTTGGTTCAGACAGGGAAAATCATCAACACTGTTTCCCGTTTGTGGAATAATACATCGCGAAGTAATATTTTCCGACAAAAATAGTCAGAAAGGGTTTTCTGATAGATTTAATCAGGTATAAAGCCCGCAGCCAACCTGACTCGACAGGCCAGCCCGGAGCCACATCACACAAATAGAAATTGCCACCATGTCGATCAAAAACCACCAGACCCGCACGCCTTCCCCCTGCCCCAATCCTGAAACGGCAGTGGAGCGCGAGGCAATTTGGGCCCCGGTTTTTGCCCCCAGCGGCGCCCTAAGCGGCCTGTGCCTGGAATGGCTTTTGGACAAGGCGGAATTCAACAATGGGCGACCCACATGAACCAGATGACATCAAACCCAGTGCCAACCACCGCAGCATCTCCCGAAGTATTCCCAACCTACCACGCTGAGGATCTCACCCGTGGGGGCATTCAGGCCCGCATTCTGCTCAACGGCCAAGTCTACAGCCTGCGCATCACCCGCGCCGGAAAGCTGATTCTGACCAAATGAGCCTACCGCAGGTCTGCAGACGTGGCAGCACTACGCCCCTGCCGACGCGGCTCCGGTGACCCATCATAGACCCCCTCAAGCGACACTATCCAAGGATTTCAAAATGAAAAATCTGTTTTTGACGGGCTCTGCCCTGGCAGGTCTCGCCCTCGGCGCGACACCAGTTATGGCCGCGAGCAAGGGCGAGGTTCTGGCCAACTATGCCAATATCGCCGAAGCCACCTACCAAGACAGCCTCGCCACCGCCCAGACGCTGCAAAGTGCGGTAAATGCCTTGGTCGCCGCGCCCTCCGCCGAGGCCCTGACCGCCGCCCGTCACGCCTGGCTGGCGGCCCGCGTGCCCTATCAGCAGTCCGAAGTCTTCCGCTTTGGCAATGCCGTTGTTGACGATTGGGAAGGCAAAGTGAACGCCTGGCCGCTGGATGAAGGCCTGATCGACTATGTGGATGCCGCCTATGGTGGCCCCAGCGATGAAAACGCTCTGGCAGCGCTGAACGTGATCGCCAATCCAAGCTTTGATCTGTCTGGCAAAACCATCGACACCAGTGCCATTACCCCGGCGCTGCTCTCCGATACGCTACACGAGGCCGATGGCGTCGAGGCCAATGTGGCCACCGGCTATCACGCCATTGAATTTCTGCTCTGGGGTCAGGATCTGAACGGCACCGACCACGGCGCAGGCAACCGCCCCTGGACCGACTATGCGACAGGTGACAGCTGCACCAATGGTCATTGCGACCGCCGTGGCGCCTACCTGAAAGCCGCTACCGACCTGTTGGTTTCTGATCTGCAATGGATGGCGGCCCAATGGGACGCGACCGGCGCAGCCCGCTCCACCCTGCTGACCAATGAAGGCGCCGGGATTTCTGCCATGCTCACTGGCATGGGATCTCTGTCCTATGGCGAACAGGCGGGCGAGCGCATGCGCCTGGGCCTGATGCTGAATGATCCCGAAGAAGAGCACGACTGCTTTTCCGACAATACCCACAACAGCCATTACTACGATGGCCTCGGCGTGCAAAACGTCTACCTTGGTGAATATGTACGGGTGAATGGCGCACTGATCTCTGGCCCGTCGCTGTCCGATCTGGTCGCCGCCGCCGAGCCGGGCCTGGACCTTGAAATGCAGACCAAACTGTCCACCACGATGCGGGCCCTAGGGCGGATCAAATCCACCGCCGAAGCCGGCTTTTCCTATGACCAGATGTTGCAACAGGGCAATGCCGCAGGCGAGGCCCTGATCATGGGGGGCGTCAATGGGCTGGTGGATCAAACCCGGTCAATCGAGCGCGTGGTCAAACTGCTCAATCTGAATGGTTTGGAATTTGAAGGCTCAGACAGTCTTGACAATCCTTCGGCGGTCTTCGAATAAAGCACCGCAACGTGATATCATAACAAATCATCAGAGCTAAGACCCAAGAGGCCTGGCAAATCCAAACAGCCAGGTCTCCCCACCAGAAAGAAGACCGTCCATGAATACCAAGACAAAAGCCGCGCTGGCTTTCAGCGCGCCCCTATTGCTGTGCGCAAATGCTGCCGCTGCCGAACAAGGCTTCACCTGGGAAGGTGAAATCGAAGTTGGCAACGAACAGGTTGTCTCCTCCGATGTGCCTGCCAATGAAATCCGCAACACCTATGCCATCATCACCGCCACCGGCACCTATACCTTTGGCAATGGTATGGCGATCTTTTCGACCCTGACCGGCGAGAGCGTCACCGATCCAACCGCCGATCGCACCTTTGACGACCTTGGGCTCTATGTCGAAGAGCTCGGCTTTAGCTTTGGCATCGGTGAATCCACCACCGTCGCCATTGGTAAGCTGCACCCGGTTTTTGGCTCCGCCTGGGATGACACTGCCGGCTTTTTTGGCGGCACGCTCGCCGAAGACTATGAGCTGACAGAACAGTTGGGCATCCTGGCCGATGTCGAGCTGAACGGTGCCGGCACCCTGTCCTTTGGCCTGTTCTTTGCCGATGACACCTCGCTCAGCCGCTCCTGGGGCACGGATCGTGGCCGCAACCGTTCCAATACCGGCGGCGCGGGCAACACCGGTAAGTTGGACAGCTTTGCCATTCAATGGAACCACGAGGTGGACAACACCCGTTTCCACATCGGCGCGCGGCACCTGAGCGCCAGTGTGGGCGACGTGGATGACGAACAGGGCTTTGTCGCCGGTCTTGGCCATTCCTTTGACGCTGACCTGGATGTCTTTGCTGAGGTTGCCAGCTTTAGCAATTTTGGCGGCACAGCCGATGACGCAACCTTTGTGACCCTGAACGCGGCCTATTCCATGGGCGACTGGACCCTGTCGGGCACCCTGTCGCAGCGTGACCTGGACAGTTCCGGCAAAACCGACCTTCACTCGATTGCGCTGGAGCGCGAGTTCAGCAACGGCATGGTTCTGGGCGGCGCTTTGGCGCGGCAGGATGATGGTGGCGTAAAAGATACCATTGTTGGTCTCAACCTGATCATCCCACTCGGCGGCTAACAGTGAGGATACCTGCGGGCTCAACACCGCAATTGCAGCTGATCTGACGGGTTACGCCTTCCCTCGGACCCCGCTAGAATCGCCACACGCCAGATGGGCCGCAGCTTTGCGGCCCATATTTTTTTTCAAACCCCTATTACCCGATAGAAACAATCAGATTTAACCCTTGTATTCCGATTATTTTAGTCAGATATTGCATCGACTCGATAGAACCACGGTGCCACACATTCCCAGGGGTCTTTTGCATGATCATCTGCCACTGCACTTCAATTTCGGACCACGATATCCATGCCGCCATTGACTGGATGCGCAGCGCGGACCCGGAAACCATTATCACCCCTGGGAAAATCTATCACGCGCTTGGCAAAGCGGCCGATTGTGGCGGATGCATGCCGCTCTTCCTCGACACCATGCGCAGCAATGATAGAATGAACGTACCGGCAGAGCTGCAGAACCTACGCCGCAGAACAACTCAGGAGAGCACCAATGAAGGGCGACCCCAAAGTCATCGACTATCTCAACAAAGCGCTGCGTCATGAGCTGACAGCGGTCAGCCAATACTGGCTCCACTATCGCCTGCAGGACGACTGGGGCCTGGGCAGCATGGCCAAGAAAAGCCGTGAGGAAAGCATCGAAGAGATGCAGCACGCGGACAATCTGATTGAACGAATTCTGTTTCTGGGCGGCCATCCCAACCTGCAAAAGCTGGATCCGCTGCGCATCGGTCAGACGCCTAAGGAAACGCTGGAATGCGATCTTGCCGCCGAAGAAAGCGCCCGGGCGCTGTACAAAGAGGCGCGCGAGGTCTGCAACGAGGCCGGCGATTACGTCACCATGAAGCTGTTTGAAACATTGATGGCAGACGAAGAAGGCCATATCGACTTCCTCGAAACCCAGCTTGACCTCCACGACCGGATTGGTGCCGAAAACTATGCACAACTCAACGCCACCAAAATGGAAGAGGTCGAAGAGTAAGCTCCTTCTGGCTGCCGCGCTTGCGGCGGCCTCTCCCGCCTTGGCCCAGGATCCCACACCCGCGCCACCCCTGGATTTGTCAGCTCTTTCGCTGGGGGATCCCCACCTAAACACCCTGCCGCGCAGCGCTGCAGAGCAGGCCCGCGTGACCAAGGTCGCGGCGGCGACGCAGGATTTCACCGCCCCCGAAGCGTTTGAGGACAACCCCGGCGGCAGCGCCACTGTTCGGGCGCGCCGCGATGATGAGGCTTTTTCCCAGCACAGCGCCAATCTCTCCTTTGAACAAGAGCTGGAATTCAAGCTCGGCAACGGCTTGTTCAAAAAGATCTGGGTGTTCGCGCCTGCCTCGACGCTGGCCTCCGACGGGCTGGGACCCCTTTATAATGCCCGCAGCTGCCAGCGCTGCCACATCAAGGATGGGCGCGGCGCGACTCCCAAAGGCCCGGACTATCGCTCGGCCTCGATGTTTTTGCGCATTTCCACCCCCGGTGAGACGCCGCAGAACTTGCAGGCGGTGACAGATTACATCGGCACTGCCCCTGACCCCACCTATGGCGGCCAGTTGCAGGATTTTTCCCCAGCCGGCATCGCGCCTGAATACCGGCTGGGGGTGGACTACAGCACATCGACCATTCCCCTGGCAGGTGGCGAAACGGCCGAGCTGCGCATCCCCAGCTACAGCGCCGCGGACCTTGGCTATGGCCCGCTGCACCCAGACTCCATGTTATCGCCCCGCATGGCACCGCCAATGATTGGTCTGGGATTGCTGGAGGCGATCTCGACAGCGGATATCCTCGCTAATGTCGATGAGGGTGACAGCAATGGTGACGGCATATCCGGGCGCGCCAACCTCAGCTGGTCGCGCGAATATCAGCAGATCATGCTGGGGCGCTTTGGCTATAAGGCCGGCATGCCAACCCTGCACCAGCAATCGGCAGCGGCCTTTTCCGGTGATATCGGCATCTCGACACCGCTGTTCCCCAGCCCAGCGGGGGATTGCACCGCAGCGCAAACCCGCTGCCTCAGCGCCCCCCATGGGGATGGCGATGTCCGTGGCAGCGAAATTGACCAGGCCAATATGGATTTGGTGACCTTCTATTCCCGCAACCTCGCCGTACCTGCGCGCCGCGACAGCGATGATGCTCAGGTGCTACGCGGCAAGGAGCTGTTTTACACCAGCGGCTGCACCAGCTGCCACACGCCCAAATTTGTCACCCAGCGGCTGGCGGATCGGCCCGAGAACAGCTTTCAACTGATCTGGCCCTATAGTGACCTGCTGCTACATGACATGGGCGACGGGCTGGCCGATAACCGCCCCGAAGGCCGCGCCACGGGTCGCGAGTGGCGCACCGCACCGCTTTGGGGGATCGGGTTGACCAAGCAGGTAAACCCGGACGCGACTTATCTGCATGACGGCCGCGCCCGCAGCCTGCTGGAGGCCATTCTATGGCATGGCGGCGAGGCAAAACCCGCACGTGATCATGTTATCTCGCTGTCACCCGATGACCGCGCCACCCTCATTCGTTTTCTGGAGAGCCTCTGATTTGAAACATCTTCTGTTTGCGCTTGCCGCCAGCCTCGCGCTTGTCACCACATCGGCGCGCGCCGATGTGGTGGATGAAATCCTCGACGATCAGATCCTGCCCGCCATGCAGGCCCTGGTCGACAGCAGCCAGGATCTGGCCGAAACCGCCGGTCGCACATGCCAACCCGATGTCGCCCCACTGCAAAACGCCTACAGCCAGGCCTTTGACGACTGGACCCGGGTCAGCCACCTGCGCTTTGGCCCTACTGAGACGGACAATCGCGCCTTTGCCCTGGCTTTTTGGCCCGATAGTCGCGGCAAGACACCCAAAACCCTGGCCAAACACCTGCGTGACGCCGATCCTGCCCTGCTGACGCCACAGGGCTTTTCTCAGTCCTCAATTGCCGGTCGCGGTTTTTATGCGCTGGAGTTCATGCTCTACGATGCCAGTTTTACCAGCGCCGAACCCGCGGAGTATCGCTGCGCCCTGATTGCCACCATGGCCCGCGATATTGCCACCACGGCTGAGGCCATTCAGCAGGACTGGCAACAATCCTATGCGGCGCAGATGCGCAGTGCCACCGGGCGCTATCAGGATAAAACCGAGGTCAAGCAAGAGCTTTTCAAGTCACTGAACACAGGGCTGCAGATGCTGGCGGATATGCGTTTGGGCCGCCCTTTGGGCAGTTTTGACAAACCCCGCCCCAAACGCGCCGAGGCCTGGCGCTCAGGCCGCAGCCAGCACCATATCGTCCTGGCTCTGCAAGCGCTGCAGCCGCTGGCCGTCGCGCTGGCGCAGGATGACGACGATCTGGTGGCGCGACTGGAAGCCGCCTTTCAAAAACCGATCCTGCGCGCCCTGCGTCTGGAAGATCCCAGCCTCGCAGGGGTTGCCGACCCGGCCAAACGGTTCCGCATCGAGGCGCTACAGCAAGAGGTCAACGATCTGCGGGCGCTGATTGAGAGCGATCTAGGGCCCGCGCTGGGGGTTTTGGCAGGCTTTAACGCACTGGACGGCGACTGACAGCCGTCAACACGGAACAGCACACGGCACAAAGGACAACCCATGACCTCTCGACGCGGTTTTATCGCCGGCCTATTGGCCACCGGCCTGGCCCCTGCCCCCAGCTGGGCGGACCTTGGCGGCCCGGCCTTTCTGGCGGCGGCCAAAGATCCCGGTGGGCACTACCTGCTGGCAGGCCTGTCTGAAACCGGGACACTGCGTTTTACCTGCCCGCTGCCGGGGCGCGGCCATGCCGCCGCCGCCCACCCCTTTCGCCCCGAGGCCGTTGCCTTTGCCCGCCGCCCCGGTCGCTTTGCCGATGTCATCGACTGTCGGGATGGAACCCATCTGGCCCGTCTGGAACCGCCGCAGGGGCACCACTTTTATGGTCATGGCTTGTTCTCGCGGGATGGCAGTCGCCTGTTCACGACTGAGAATGACTATGAAAATACCCGTGGC
The genomic region above belongs to Phaeobacter sp. G2 and contains:
- a CDS encoding MFS transporter translates to MRMIISFAALFLSVVLLQFATGGVGPLDALSGFALGFDKEQIGLLGSAHFLGFFVGCWWAPRLLGSIGHSRSFAVCTALGAMGLIGHTLTNDPYAWAAMRIASGVCVAGSYTVIEAWLNAKVTNETRGRAMGTYRLVDMGGSLGAQLFIAVLPPAYYVSYNLLALLCCAALLPLTLTRASQPETPKAPRLRPKLAWQCSPLAVAGVIVAALSSASFRMVGPIYGQEVGLEIDQIAFFLASFVLGGAVAQYPMGWLADKYDRRWVLIWLSAAAVISCLITMMASQTGTLGVMLAAGFFGLTTFPIFSLSSAHANDFATSEQRVELSAALMFFFALGAIAAPYVASSLISNYGPSALFAFVAVGHILLMIFGLTRMQARPAPNVEDRTRYVYAPRTSFTIGRLLKRARERK
- a CDS encoding SPFH domain-containing protein is translated as MDFLIIGVPSVLALLLVIGLVLGRLYRRSTREVSLIRTGSGGKKVIMDGGVLVVPLLHEVSPVNMKTLRLEVKRDGEAALITQDRMRVDVGVEFYVSVMATSEGIARAAQTLGDRTFDVEQLREMIEGKLIDGLRAVAAQMTMDGLHENRADFVQEVQNAVSEDLTKNGLSLESVSLTALDQTPFEALDENNAFNAVGMRKLAEVIATSKMERAQIDADADVSVRRAAMEAQRQKLLIEQDEEQARIEQKERVETLRVAQEAEIAARTEDSVRETERSRIAREEAIRSADIERERKIRVAEITKERELEVTEQERQIIIQQKSEEESRARASADLARAEATKATEAVATARQVAEAEREKQIVLIQATREAERQATGIRLAAQAEKDAAADRAEARREEAQAEADALNIRAEAKKNDMLAEAEGKRAIVDAENALSAELIGMKIDLARLEAMPLIVAEMVKPAEKIDSIKIHQVGGIGPMGGAGGTGQVVQGGSGEKPVVNQALDSIMGMAVQMPALKKLGEELGLSMEDGVSGIASTALGVEAPKPSSADEPSEGAAEASEVEPGSAA
- a CDS encoding YqiJ family protein, whose amino-acid sequence is MFVYLFDPGFLPFTFALALLFGLAGLELAALLIGASFLGSGEAEAGLDGADGPELGDMGDVAGDLSLDTDALGDLDLADIDGVDLAEDTLPVDASGGVGSWLGLGKMPMLIWLAVLLLGFGLSGIGLQLGVKSLLSATLSAWLVAIPAGAFGLWFARSFGAVFARVLPQTETEALSDRSLGRRRGVITQGTAATGRAAEVRVMDRYGNAHYLRAEPFAKGEEITQGTEVLVIRDRRQDAYVLIPLSE
- the metG gene encoding methionine--tRNA ligase; translated protein: MARVLITSAIPYINGIKHLGNLVGSQLPADLYARFQRATGNEVLFLCATDEHGTPAELAAAKAGKPVEDFCAEMHEVQAGIAKGFGLSFDHFGRSSSPQNHALTQHFAGKLAEAGLIREVDDSQIYSHADGRFLPDRYVEGTCPNCGFEKARGDQCEECTKQLDPTDLINPRSAISGSTDLEVRATKHLFLCQSQMKDQLDAWINSKADWPVLTTSIAKKWLHDGDGLQDRGITRDLDWGIPVKKGTEDWPGMEGKVFYVWFDAPIEYIAAAGEWAEANGKTDADWQRWWRTDMGADDVKYVQFMGKDNVPFHTLSFPATILGSGEPWKLVDHLKSFNYLNYDGGQFSTSQGRGIFMDQALEILPADYWRWWLLSHAPESSDAEFTWENFQQSVNKDLADVLGNFVSRITKFCRSKFGEAVPESAPYGEPEQALIADLTNRIRAYEQHMENMEVRKSAQELRAIWVAGNEYLQSTAPWSTFKTNPELAATQVRLGLNLIRLYAVLSAPFIPTASEALMQALNCDDSSWPADVEAALSRLPVGHGFSVPENLFAKITDEQREDWQERFAGTRD
- a CDS encoding hemin uptake protein HemP; amino-acid sequence: MNQMTSNPVPTTAASPEVFPTYHAEDLTRGGIQARILLNGQVYSLRITRAGKLILTK
- a CDS encoding peptidase encodes the protein MKNLFLTGSALAGLALGATPVMAASKGEVLANYANIAEATYQDSLATAQTLQSAVNALVAAPSAEALTAARHAWLAARVPYQQSEVFRFGNAVVDDWEGKVNAWPLDEGLIDYVDAAYGGPSDENALAALNVIANPSFDLSGKTIDTSAITPALLSDTLHEADGVEANVATGYHAIEFLLWGQDLNGTDHGAGNRPWTDYATGDSCTNGHCDRRGAYLKAATDLLVSDLQWMAAQWDATGAARSTLLTNEGAGISAMLTGMGSLSYGEQAGERMRLGLMLNDPEEEHDCFSDNTHNSHYYDGLGVQNVYLGEYVRVNGALISGPSLSDLVAAAEPGLDLEMQTKLSTTMRALGRIKSTAEAGFSYDQMLQQGNAAGEALIMGGVNGLVDQTRSIERVVKLLNLNGLEFEGSDSLDNPSAVFE
- a CDS encoding porin, with translation MNTKTKAALAFSAPLLLCANAAAAEQGFTWEGEIEVGNEQVVSSDVPANEIRNTYAIITATGTYTFGNGMAIFSTLTGESVTDPTADRTFDDLGLYVEELGFSFGIGESTTVAIGKLHPVFGSAWDDTAGFFGGTLAEDYELTEQLGILADVELNGAGTLSFGLFFADDTSLSRSWGTDRGRNRSNTGGAGNTGKLDSFAIQWNHEVDNTRFHIGARHLSASVGDVDDEQGFVAGLGHSFDADLDVFAEVASFSNFGGTADDATFVTLNAAYSMGDWTLSGTLSQRDLDSSGKTDLHSIALEREFSNGMVLGGALARQDDGGVKDTIVGLNLIIPLGG